The DNA sequence AAGGTGGCCGGTTCGGTTTCGGCCAAGACCGATCTTTTGGTGGCGGGACCGGGTGCGGGCTCCAAACTCAAGCTTGCCAGCGAACTCGGCGTCGAGGTCATCGACGAGGACACCTGGCTGCAGCGGGTCGGCAAGTCGTGACGGACGGAACGTTCAAAGGTTTTGGTCCGAAAGCCATGCCGTTCTTCAAGGCGCTGGATTTCCACCAGAGCCGCGAATGGTTTGCGGAGAACCGCGCGCTTTTCGACAGCGATCTGCATGGGCCGATCGGCGATCTGGTCGAGGTCCTTACGGAGCGTTTCGCAACGGCGGGGCTTGGTCTGCGCGGCGACCGCAAGAAATCGCTGTTCCGCATCAATCGCGACGTCCGCTTTGCCAAGGACAAACGTCCCTATAATAGGCATGTTTCGGCCATTCTGTCACCAGACGGCAGCAAGACAGGCCTGGGCGTCTTCTACGTGCATATCGGGCTCGAGCGCTGCTTTGCCGACGTGGCCTGGTGGAACCCTGAGCCGCCGCTCTTGCTGGCGATCCGCAGGGCGATCACCGATCGGCCCGGCGAATTCCGCAAGCTGCTTTCAACGTTGAAGAAAAACGGCCTTGAATTCGAAACCGAAGGCCGCATGAAGCGGGCGCCGCGCGGTTTTGAGCAGATCGCGGACGCCGATCTCGCGGAGGCCGTGCGCAACCGGCATTTCGTCGTCCAGCGTGTCATCGATCCGACCGAAATTCACGCGCCGGCGCTGGTCGACGAGCTTGTCGAGTTTACATTACGCGCCAAGCCGCTGCTCGACTGG is a window from the Mesorhizobium australicum WSM2073 genome containing:
- a CDS encoding DUF2461 domain-containing protein is translated as MTDGTFKGFGPKAMPFFKALDFHQSREWFAENRALFDSDLHGPIGDLVEVLTERFATAGLGLRGDRKKSLFRINRDVRFAKDKRPYNRHVSAILSPDGSKTGLGVFYVHIGLERCFADVAWWNPEPPLLLAIRRAITDRPGEFRKLLSTLKKNGLEFETEGRMKRAPRGFEQIADADLAEAVRNRHFVVQRVIDPTEIHAPALVDELVEFTLRAKPLLDWGRAIQGKVTG